A stretch of DNA from Brevibacillus ruminantium:
ACTGGTGCAGAGATTCAATGGCGGCGCTGATCTCTTCATTGGTAGCCAACTGTTCCTGGGAAGAGCTGGCTACGTTCTGCGCATGGCTGGCTGCATTCAGGGCAAGCTGCATCACTTCTTTTACCAGCTCATCTACATAGTCGGAGCCTGCTGACAGTTGTCCCACCGAACTGGATACATCCTGGATTTCTGCGGATACCTTTTGGATCGCTTGATGGATGTGCTCGAAGGATTCTCCTGCTTCCCTGGCCACATGGGACCCATTTTCGACCACCTGAGAAACTTCCTCCATCTGCTTCACGGCCATTTGGGTGCTTTCCTGGATATTGCCGATCAACAAAGCGATTTGCTCAGCCGACTGCTTGGAGTCCTCCGCCAATTTGCGGACTTCGTCAGCTACCACTGCAAAACCCTTTCCATGCTCGCCAGCACGGGCTGCCTCGATCGCGGCATTCAGCGCCAACAGGTTGGTTTGTGTGGAGATCGCGGTGATGACTTCTACAATATTTCCTACCTCTTCAGATTGTTCTCCCAACTGCTTTACGATATTGGCTGTCTGTGTCACGCTGGCATCAATCAATTTCATCTGGTCTACGACTTTGGCGACGGAGGTGCCTCCCTCTGTGGCCTGCTGGGACGCTTCCTGCGACGAGGCCGATACAATATGAGCCGATCCCGCAATGTTTTTGATGCCAAAGGCCATTTCAGAAATAGATTGACTGCTCTGCTCCGCTCCCGCCGCTTGCCGTTCCGCCCCGCTCGCCATCTCTTGCATGGCACTGGCTACCTGATTTGCCACCTGAGCAGTCTGCTCAGCACTCAGCAGCAAATCACTGGAGGAGGAAGCAATTTTTTCACTGGAATCATTGACGACGGTGATAATCTCGCGCAGGTTGCTGGCCATCTGACCTACCGATTGAGCCAATTGAGCTACCTCGTCTTTACCCTTTACGCTCAAATCAGGGACCCGCAGATCACCGCTGGCAATCATTTCAGCGGTTTTTGTCAAAATCGGCAGCGGCTTCAATCGACGATACAAATAGAGGATGATCCAGATCGAGCTGATGGCCATAAGCAGGACAAGGCCAATGGTAATCCAGGTACACAGATGCAAGATTTGGGTCATTTTGTGTGCTCTCTCTGTCGCCCATTCATCCAAAGAAGCCTGAAAATCTTCTATTTTATCGACCACCATCTGCTGTTTTTGTTTAAAGTCATCGCCAAATGACAGGCGCAGAGCCAGGTCATGCTCTTGTGCATCTGCCAGCGTGAATACCTGCTTCTCCAACCCCAACAGCACATCCGAGCTTTGTTTGGCTTGCTCCGCCAGATCAAAAATAGAAGACGGTACTTGCAGCTCGGCAAGTCGGTCGAGCACTTTATCGCGTGTCTTCGTCTCTTCTACCTCTTTCCAGTAATTGTCGCGGTGCTCTTTGTCCTGTGACTGCACGTAATTCCTGGCTTCATTTGTCAGATACAGGCTGATCTGCAAAAGATCATTTGCCAGTTGTCTGCCTTCCATCTGCACATCGACCGCGTCATCCTGTTCTTTAATGGATACAGTAAGGAAATATAAACTGACGAACGTCAGGCATGAGAACAAGAGAAAAAACACAATTCCCATTTTCAACACTTTGGCAATTCTCACGTTGGTTCCACTCTCTCTTTCGGATTTCTGATAAACATCGAGGCACTCCTATCTGTCTTTTCATACACCCTTTCTTCTTTTTACATTCACGTGACTATGTCCCTATTGAAAAAATTTCCATGTAAGTAAAACGGCACACTCACCAATATATACCATAGTCCGCATTCCTGTATAATATTTTTTCTGTGAACTTGATAGCTATTTTGATAGATACCCTCTCCTTAACCCTTCGGTTTGCATGATTCGGAAATTTATCTTCATAGCCTAAAAAAACGGCCCTGCCTGAGCGCAGCGGCCGTTTTTTGACACAGAACGTATGAGATTGGCGAAGGGTGATAAGCGTCATTTTATAAGCAGGGACACCACCTTGCCCTCGTTTACATCAATCAATCCCAGATCGGTGATCTTGAGAGCAGGACTGACCGGCAAAGAGTGTGTGCTGATTGACATGATCGGATTGTAATGGCGGTAACCGAGCGACAGCATCGCTTGTCGCAGCTCTTCTACCTCCCGAGCTGTCTTTTCCAGAAGCTCTTCGGTCAGAATGCCGCCGACAGGCAAGTGAAGATTCGCCAGAATGCGTCCGTCGTCCACTACGCAAAAGCCGCCTTGATTGCGGATGACCTCGTTGGCAGCCAGCATCATGTCTTGCGGGTTGTGGCCGACCACCAGCAGATTGTGATTGTCGTGCGAATACGTCGTCGCGATTGCTCCTCGCTTGATCGTATCTCCGCCGATCAATCCGTAGCCGCGATTGCCATTTTTTCCGTAGCGTTCAAATACCGCGATCAAACCGTATGGACTCTCCTGCCAGCTCAGCTCTCCTTGCCGAACTTCCACTTCTCCGTGATGCTCCTCCGTAAAGGTGGAGCCGTCCTTGACCAGCATGACCCGTGCCGCGTAACGCCCGTCCGCCGTATCCTCGCCCACCCGAACGGTGAAGTCTGCTTCGGTCAAAGGAGCAAGCTGCACACTTTGATAGTAGTGGGCAGGGAACTGGTTGGGCTTTCCTTCTTGCCTGTACGCCTCTTTTTTGTCATATACCTTGCGCCCGTGCTTGTATACTTGATCGATGGCCAGTTCACGCAGATCGGAAAGCAGGAGGAAGTCAGCTACCTTGTTTGGCGCAATGGCTCCGCGGTCGTGCAGCTTCATTCTCCGCGCCGGGGTAAATGTGCTGGCGTAGATCGCCTTCTCCGGTGACATGCCCATCTGAATCGCCTTTTTCACGATGTGGTTGAGATGGCCGCGGCGGTAGAGAGAGTCTGTCATCACATCATCGGTAACAAAGCAAAACAGCTCGTCTACGTCGTTTTGAATCAGGTAGCTCATCACTTCCTCCGTCATCGACTTTTCCTGAATCTCGATGAACATCCCCGCCGCCATGCGCGCCTCCATCCCCTCCACGGTCTGGTGCGTATGGTCGGAGTCGACGCCGGCAAAAATGACTCGATGCAAATCGAGGTCCAGCAGCTTGGGGCAGTGGCCTTCGATAACCAGATCGGGATAATGTCTGCGCATATGCTTCAGGATCTGATTGGTCTTGCAGTCCGGATCGGTGATGACATCGACGTAATTCATGATCTCTCCGAGGCAGATAATCCGCTCTGTAGCAAGCAGCTCGTCGATATCGGCTATCTCTACAGCGCCCCCGGTCGTTTCCATCGAGGTGGCCGGCACGGAGCTGGGGATGGCGTACAGCATATCGACCGTGCAATCCTGGCTGGCCCGGATCATTTCCCGAATGCCATCCAGGCCAAACACATTGGCGATCTCATGTGGTTCGGGGACGATGGTCGTCACACCGTTTTGAATCAGTCCATAGGAAAAGGTTGCCGGGGTCACCATGGTGCTCTCGATATGCAGATGGATATCGACCAGTCCGGGAACCATAAATCTCCCTTCGGCTTCCATCACTTCCTTTGCCTCGAACGATTCCGTACCGCGCTTCCCGATATAGAGAAAGCGGCCATCAACAACGGCCACATTGCCCTCAGTAAATTTTTTAAAATAGCTGTTGTATACCTTTGCATTCAAAATCAACAGATCAACCTGCATAGAAGTCCCTCCTGTCTCTTGCGGTTAGTCGACCAGTACCAGTTTTTCCTTGGGAAACATCAGATGAACGGACTGGCCGCTTTTGTACGGGGACTCCATCTCCTGATTGACTGTGAAATCTCCCAGTTCTGTCTCTACTACATACTGATAGCTTCTGCCCAGGAAGGTGCTTACTTTTACCTTTCCCTTCAAAACATTCAGCCCCGGGTCAGCCGGTTCTGCCGCCGAGACAATCAGGTCGTCAGGACGGATCGCGCCTTGTTTTCCCCCGTGACTGGCCGTGCCCGGATTTTTCGTAGCGCGGAAGGTATGGTTGCCCGTGGTCAATTGAATCTCGCCGTCCTGCTCCGTCCGCTCGCCAAACGCAATAAAGTTGTTGAACCCGATGAATCTTGCGACAAACTCGGTACGGGGATATTTGAAAATCGTCGCCGGATCATCAAGCTGTTCAATAATCCCCTTGTTCATAATGGCCACCTGGTCCGAGATCGAGAAGCACTCCTCCTGGTCATGGGATACATAGACCGTGGTAATGCCCAGCTCTTGCTGAATCCGGCGAATCTCCACCCGCATGTTTACCCGCAGGTTGGCATCCAGGTTGCTCAAAGGCTCGTCAAACAAGAGCAGATCAGGCTGAATCACCAGCGCACGGGCGATGGCGACGCGCTGTCTTTGGCCGCCGGAGAGCTCTTTGGGGAAACGCTTTTCAAAACCGTGCAGGCTGACCACATCGAGGATGTGACGAACGCGCTGATCAATCTCGGCTTGACTGACTTTGCGCAGACGCAATCCAAAAGCGACGTTGTCAAACACCGACAAATGCGGAAACAGCGCGTAGCTTTGAAAGACAAAGCCGAAGTTGCGCTTGTTGACGGGCACCCGCGTATAATCCTTGCCGTCAAACAGGAAGCGCCCTTGTTTTGCTTCCAGAAAACCGGCGATCAACCGCAGTGTCGTCGTCTTCCCGCAGCCGCTCGGGCCGAGCAGGGAGATGAGCTTCCCTTTTTCAATGTTCAGGTTGAACTGGTCCAGGATATTCTGATTTTCATAGGCCACCGATATGTTTTCCAGCGTGAGCAATGCCATGAAATGACGCCTCCATTATCGTTTGGTAAAGTAGGACAACCCCATGAGCCGTTCGATGATAAACATCAGGATCACCGTGATGATCATCAGCACAACGGAGAGAGCGGCAATCGTCGGGTCGAAGTTGTTTTCCACATAGGTCAGCATTTGGATCGGCAATGTGCTTACCCCCGGTCCTGTCATGAAAACGGAAATATCCACGTTGTTGAATGATTCCAGAAAAGCAATCAGCACCGCAGCGATAATCCCGGAGCGAATGTTGGGAAGCACGACCTTCCAAAATGTTTCCAGACGCCCGGCCCCCAGGCTGAGCGATGCTTCCTCAATGGCAAAATCAAAGTTGGACAGGCTGGAGGCAATCACCCGGATGATAAAGGGAAGCATCAGTACCGTGTGACCGACCAGCAGACCTGCGTATATCGGCAGCTGATAGGTGATGATGACGTATTTCAGCATGGCAAAGCCCATGACAATGCCGGGAATCAGCACGGGTGAGATAAAGACTGCATTCAAAAACGATTTGCCCTTGAATTGAAAACGGCTTAGCGCGTAGG
This window harbors:
- a CDS encoding methyl-accepting chemotaxis protein; this encodes MRIAKVLKMGIVFFLLFSCLTFVSLYFLTVSIKEQDDAVDVQMEGRQLANDLLQISLYLTNEARNYVQSQDKEHRDNYWKEVEETKTRDKVLDRLAELQVPSSIFDLAEQAKQSSDVLLGLEKQVFTLADAQEHDLALRLSFGDDFKQKQQMVVDKIEDFQASLDEWATERAHKMTQILHLCTWITIGLVLLMAISSIWIILYLYRRLKPLPILTKTAEMIASGDLRVPDLSVKGKDEVAQLAQSVGQMASNLREIITVVNDSSEKIASSSSDLLLSAEQTAQVANQVASAMQEMASGAERQAAGAEQSSQSISEMAFGIKNIAGSAHIVSASSQEASQQATEGGTSVAKVVDQMKLIDASVTQTANIVKQLGEQSEEVGNIVEVITAISTQTNLLALNAAIEAARAGEHGKGFAVVADEVRKLAEDSKQSAEQIALLIGNIQESTQMAVKQMEEVSQVVENGSHVAREAGESFEHIHQAIQKVSAEIQDVSSSVGQLSAGSDYVDELVKEVMQLALNAASHAQNVASSSQEQLATNEEISAAIESLHQFADELKHTMKRFTI
- a CDS encoding adenine deaminase; this encodes MQVDLLILNAKVYNSYFKKFTEGNVAVVDGRFLYIGKRGTESFEAKEVMEAEGRFMVPGLVDIHLHIESTMVTPATFSYGLIQNGVTTIVPEPHEIANVFGLDGIREMIRASQDCTVDMLYAIPSSVPATSMETTGGAVEIADIDELLATERIICLGEIMNYVDVITDPDCKTNQILKHMRRHYPDLVIEGHCPKLLDLDLHRVIFAGVDSDHTHQTVEGMEARMAAGMFIEIQEKSMTEEVMSYLIQNDVDELFCFVTDDVMTDSLYRRGHLNHIVKKAIQMGMSPEKAIYASTFTPARRMKLHDRGAIAPNKVADFLLLSDLRELAIDQVYKHGRKVYDKKEAYRQEGKPNQFPAHYYQSVQLAPLTEADFTVRVGEDTADGRYAARVMLVKDGSTFTEEHHGEVEVRQGELSWQESPYGLIAVFERYGKNGNRGYGLIGGDTIKRGAIATTYSHDNHNLLVVGHNPQDMMLAANEVIRNQGGFCVVDDGRILANLHLPVGGILTEELLEKTAREVEELRQAMLSLGYRHYNPIMSISTHSLPVSPALKITDLGLIDVNEGKVVSLLIK
- a CDS encoding ABC transporter ATP-binding protein; the encoded protein is MALLTLENISVAYENQNILDQFNLNIEKGKLISLLGPSGCGKTTTLRLIAGFLEAKQGRFLFDGKDYTRVPVNKRNFGFVFQSYALFPHLSVFDNVAFGLRLRKVSQAEIDQRVRHILDVVSLHGFEKRFPKELSGGQRQRVAIARALVIQPDLLLFDEPLSNLDANLRVNMRVEIRRIQQELGITTVYVSHDQEECFSISDQVAIMNKGIIEQLDDPATIFKYPRTEFVARFIGFNNFIAFGERTEQDGEIQLTTGNHTFRATKNPGTASHGGKQGAIRPDDLIVSAAEPADPGLNVLKGKVKVSTFLGRSYQYVVETELGDFTVNQEMESPYKSGQSVHLMFPKEKLVLVD
- a CDS encoding ABC transporter permease; translation: MREKNRGLALFTFFIFLFLLGPLLIISVTSFEPGTVLKFPPQGFSLRWYENIFEVEMFLKTFQTSMIVSLAGNLLALLLGIPAAYALSRFQFKGKSFLNAVFISPVLIPGIVMGFAMLKYVIITYQLPIYAGLLVGHTVLMLPFIIRVIASSLSNFDFAIEEASLSLGAGRLETFWKVVLPNIRSGIIAAVLIAFLESFNNVDISVFMTGPGVSTLPIQMLTYVENNFDPTIAALSVVLMIITVILMFIIERLMGLSYFTKR